Below is a window of Streptomyces sp. ITFR-16 DNA.
GCCGACCAGGCTCAGGCGAACTATCCTCTGCCTCATGGTCCCCCCGAGTGAGCCTGACCTGACCTCGCGGCGGTCAGCGTAGCAACTCGGCGCACTCGCACAGCAGTTCTGGTCCCAAGCCGGGCTCGACGGGCTCCGCCCGGCGTCCGGCCCGTCCGGGTCCGCCTACAATTCGTCGGTGAACGCCACACTCCCCACCTCGGACGACCTGCGCACGGCCCTGGCCGGCCTCCTGGAAGGGCTGCCGCCCAAGCAGGCCACCCAGGCCGTCGACCGGCTGATCGCCCACTACCGGGGGACCATTCCCACCGACACCCCGGTGCTCCGCGACCGCTCGGACGTCGTCGCCTACGCCGCGTACCGGATGCCCGCGACCTTCGAGGCGGTACGGGCCGCCCTCGACGCCCTGCGCGAGGCGGCCCCCGACTGGGCGCCCGCCACCCACACCGACGTCGGCGGCGGCACCGGAGCGGCGAGCTGGGCCGTCGCGGGGGAGTGGGAGGGGCACCGGAGCACGGTCCTGGACTGGGCCGAGCCCGCGCTCGCCCTGGGCCGTGAACTGGCCGTCGCCTCCGGCGTCCCCGCCCTGCGCGCCACCGAGTGGCAGCGGGCGAGGATCGGCAAGGACCTCCCGCTGCCCGCCACGGACCTGGTCACCGTCTCCTACGTACTCAACGAGCTGACCCCCCAGGCCCGCACCGAGCTCGTCGACGCCGCCGCCCGGGCCGCCCAGGCCGTCGTGGTCGTCGAGGCCGGCACCCCCGGCGGCTACGCCCGCGTCATCGAGGCCCGCGACCGGCTGACCGCCGCCGGGTTCACCGTCGCCGCGCCCTGCCCGCACAGCGACGCCTGCCCCATCGAGCCGGGCACCGACTGGTGCCACTTCTCGGCCCGGGTCAGCCGCTCCTCGCTGCACCGGCAGGTGAAGGGCGGCTCGCTGGCGTACGAGGACGAGAAGTTCAGCTATGTCGTGGCCACCCGCTTCGCCCCGGTGCCCGTCGCGGCCCGGGTGACCCGCAGGCCGCAGATCCGCAAGGGCCAGGTGCTGCTGGAGCTGTGCACGCGCGACGAGGGTCTGGCGCGGGCCACGGTCACCAAGCGGCACGGCGGGCTCTACCGTGCCGCCCGGGATATCGCCTGGGGCGACGCCTGGCCCCCGCCGGACGCCGGCTAGCCGCGCAGCTCCTGGGTGCAGCACTTCACGCTGCCGCCGCCCTTGAGCAGCTCGCTCAGGTCCATCGGCACCGGTTCGAAGCCGCGGGCCCGCAGCGGGTCGAACAGGCCCGTCGCGGCCTGCGGCAGCAGCACATGGTGCCCGTCGCTCACCGCGTTCAGCCCGAGCGCGGCGGCGTCCGCCTCCTGGGCGATCAGCGCGTCCGGGAAGAGCCGGGCCAGCACCGCGCGGCTGCCCGGCGAGAAGGCGGGCGGGTAGTACATGATCTCGTCGGCCGCCTCGTCGAGCACGCTCAGCGCCGTGTCGAGGTGGTAGTAGCGCGGGTCGACCAGATCGAGGCCGATCACCGGCCGCCCGAAGAACTCCTGCGCCTCCGCGTGCGACAGCGGGCTGGACCGGAAGCCGCGCCCGGCCAGGAGGTAGGAGGAGGTCACCGCGAAGTCGCCCTCGCCCTCGTTGACGTGGTCGGGCTCATGGATCTCGGTGAAGCCGTGGCCGGAGAACCAGTCGCGGTGGGCGGCGGCCTCCTCGAACCGTTCCTGGTAGGCGAACCGGGCGCCCAGCACCCGGCCGTCGATCACGGTGGCCCCGTTCGCGGCGAAGACCATGTCGGGCAGCTCGGGGCGGGGCTCCAGCAGCTCGACGGTGTGGCCGAGCGCGCGGTAGCGGTCGCGCAGGTCCTCCCACTGGGTCTGCGCCAGCGGGAGGTCCACCGGCTTGGTGGGGTCCATCCAGGGGTTGATGGAATACGTCACCCTGAAGTGGGCCGGGGCGCACATCAGGTAGCGGCGGGGGGTGGCTTGACGGCCGGGGGTGCGGCGCGCAGCGCCTCCATGAGGGGCGGGGGCCGGGTGACTGGTGGGCAACGAGGGCTCCTCACGACTCGTCGCGGCGGCAATGGTGGCCGCCGCGGCCGGTGCGTCGCACGGGTGTGTGCGTGAGCCCATGGTGCGCCGTCCCGGGCCCGCAGGACAGTGGACCGATCGGGTGGTTGGGCCGAGCGGGGCCGCCCGACGGTGAGACGATACGTATCGGCTCGCTCGCTGCTAGATTGGCCCGCATGGCAGACAAGCGGGTCCCCGACGCCGGCCGCCGCAGCGAGCGCTCGCGCCGGGCGATCTACGACGCGGCGCTCGCCCTGGTCGGCGAGGTGGGCTACGGCAGGACGACCATCGAGGCCATCGCGGCCCGGGCGGGGGTCGGCAAGCAGACGATCTACCGCTGGTGGCCCTCCAAGGCGGCCGTGCTCCTGGAGGCGTTCATCGACCTCGGCGGCCGGGCGGCCCGGGACGCCGGGGAGCAGCCGGCCGGCTTCCCCGACACCGGGGACCTCGCGGCCGACCTCAAGCTCGTCCTGCGGGCCACCGTGGACGAGCTGAACGACCCCGCGACCGAGGCGCCCACCCGGGCCCTGGCCGCCGAGGGCATCGTCGATCCGAAGCTGGGCGCGGAATTCGTCGAGAAGCTGCTGGAGCCCTCGATGCGGCTCTACGCCACCCGGCTGCGGGCCGCGCAGGAGGCCGGCCAGGTGCGGGCCGGTGTCGACCCCCGGATCGCCGTGGAGCTCCTCGTCGCCCCGCTCACCCACCGCTGGCTGCTGCGGACCCGGCCGCTGACGCACGCGTACGCGGACGCCGTGGTCGACCATGCGCTCCAGGGGCTCTCGACCGGGCTGCCGGCCGGGCTCTCGGCCTCCGAAACGGAGCAAAAAGGCCGATAGTGCCCGCCTCGCGGCACCTCCCGCACCACCCCGCTTCCGGACTCTGGCCACCCGAGGCGCAGGATGGTGGGACCATGGGCAGGGGCAACGCAGAGGTAAGGGGATAGATGGGCGCCGATTTCGGCCGTAATCGCGGCTCAGAGAGCAAGTTTTCCCAATGGCTGCGGCGACGACCCAAACCGCAGCAGAGCGAGGTCGACGACTCCGCACGGGAGGCGCTGCTCCTGGCTGTCGCCGAGGCCGGAATGCCGATCGCACCCGCCGCGCATCCGGTCGGCTACCGATGTTCGTGCGAACGCATCGGCTGCCCCACCCCCGCCCGGCACCCGGTCTCCTTCGCCTGGCAGACGCAGTCCACCACCGACCGCGCCCAGATCGAGCGCTGGGCCCGCAGCCAGCCGCAGGCCAACTTCATCACGGCGACCGGCATGATCCACGACGTGCTCGACGTCCCGTTCTCGGCGGGCGCCCAGGCGCTGGAGCGGCTGCTCGCCGCCGGTATCGAGGTCGGCCCGGTGGCCCGCTCCGGCGACGACCGGATGCTCTTCTTCACCGCCACGCGCGGTACGCCGGAGGACGAGGACGAGTGGTGGCCGTGCGAGCTGGACTGCCACCCCGAGACGATGGACGAGCACCCCGGACTGCGCTGGCACTGCCGCGGCAGCTATGTGCTGCTGCCGCCGGCCCGGCTCCCCGGTGAGCTGGACGTCGCCTGGCTGCGCGGCCCGGAGCACCCGCTGCCGGACCCGCTGACCCTGCTGGAGACCCTGACGGACGCGTGCGCGCGGTTCGTGGGCTCCGCGGAGCAGAGCGAGGTCGACCACGAGTCGGTGGCCTGGCCGCTGAGCCGCTAGGGCGACGCCGCTACGACCCCTTCGCCGAGGTCAGCCCCGGCAGCCGGTTCAGCACGATGACCTTGCCCGCGCCGGCGCCCTTCTTCGGGACGTACACCAGCTGGCTGGAGACCCGCTCCTTGGTCAGCGTGCTCTTCACCTCACCGGTGAGCAGCGCCTCGACATCGGGATCGACGGCGGGCCGCAGCCCCTGCGCGGCGGTCTGCCGCTCGAAGTGCTTGCTGCTGAAGAAGACCAGCGCCCCGCCGTCGTCCGTGGTCAGGCCGAGCGGCGCGAACGCGCCGCTGTCCAGCGGCTGGTCGATGTACTGGTACGAGAAACCGGCCCGCCGGGTGTTCAGCCGCGCGTCGCGCCAGAGCGAGGTGGCGGCCCCGGGGGCGAAGACGTCCGGGGCGCCCTTCTGCAGATACGTCGTGTACCGCGTGCCCAGGTCCTGCGGGGCCACGGCCAGTTCGGCGCTGTCCGCCGCGACCGGCTCGGCCCGCCCGTCGGAGTCCTTCGCGAAGTCCGGCAGCTGGGCCGGGGTGACGACCGACAGATAGGCGGCCTTCCAGCCCGCGTCGGGACCGGACCTGACGAAGGCGAGCAGCCAGCGGGTGTCCTGCTTCCCGCTGTCCTGGTCGCGGTTGGAGTCCGTGTCGGCCAGGAACCACCGGGGCCAGCCGGCCTTCTTCGGGATGACGTAGTGCGCGTCCGTCAGTTCCAGCGGCCGGTGCTTGGCGTTGCCGTCGGGCTCGATCTTGTGACGGGCCTTCAGGCCCGCCTGGTTGATCGCGCCGAGCGAGCCCGTCACCCGGTCCTCGTCGAGCGCCGGATCGTAGGCCTTGTCCGCCGCGTTGTACGCGGCGGTGAAGTCCGCCAGGGCCTGCGCGGCCTCAGACTTCGTCGCCGCCGGTACGACTTCCAGCTCGCCGTGCACCGTCACGCAACCGCTCGCCGTCAGGCTCAGCACCGTCGCCGCCGCGAGTCCCGTCGCCAGCCGAATCGGCCTCAGGCTTCTCATCCGTTGCTCTCTGCGCCTTCTGATCCGTCGCCCCAACTGACCGTCCGAACCCGAACCCTACCGGGGCGAGGAACAGCGCGAGGGTGGGGATCAGATACAGCGCCCACACCGTGATCTGGAGAACGGTCGGGTCCGGCTGGAAGTTGAACGTGCCCTTCAGCAGGGTGCCGTACCAGCTGTCCGGCGGGACGGCCGAGCTGATGTCGAACGCCCGGTTCCGCAGCCCGCCGAGGAACTCCGCCTCCTGGAGGTCGTGCACGCCGTACGCGAGCACACCCGCCGCGACGACCACCAGCATCCCGCCGGTCCAGGTGAAGAACTTCGCCAGGTTGATCTTCAGCGCGCCCCGGTAGAACAGCCAGCCCAGCACGACCGCCGTGGCGATCCCCAGCACCGCGCCGATCATCGGATGCCAGCCGTCGTCCGCCGCGTGCACCGCACGCCACACGAACAGCGAGGTCTCCAGGCCCTCCCGGCCGACCGCCAGGAGCGCGGTGGCGACCAGCGCGCCGGTCCCCATCGCGAGCGCCGCGTCCAGCTTGCCGTGCAGCTCCGCCTTCAGATGCCGGGCGGTGCGCCGCATCCAGAAGACCATCCAGGTGACCAGGCCGACCGAGACGATCGACAGCGAGCCGCCGAGCGCCTCCTGCGCCTCGAACGTCATCTCCTGCGAGCCGAATTCGAGCCCGGCGCCGAAGGCCAGGCTGACGACGACCGCGATGGCGACGCCGATCCAGATGGGCAGCAGCCGGTGCCGGTTGCCGGTCTTCACCAGATACGCGATGAGGATGCAGACGACCAGGCTGGCCTCGAGGCCTTCGCGCAGGCCGATCAGGAAGTTGCTGAACACGTCTCGGTTCCCTTTCCGCTTCGAGTCCCGTTACGAGAACAGCGCCCGGCCCCACCAGTCGTCCGTGTCACGGACGCCCGGCGGAACGGCGAAATGCGCCGAACCCACGTGCTGGATGTACTCGTTGAGTGCGTCGTGTGCCGCCAGGCGCCGCTGGAGCGGCACGAAGGCCTTGCGGGTGTCGCGCTGGTAGGCGAGGAAGAACAGCCCGGCGTCGAGCCGGCCGAGGCCGTCCGTGCCGTCCGTGAAGGAGTAGCCCCGGCGCAGGATCGTCGCCCCGCCGTTGCTGTCGGGGTGTGCGAGCCGTACGTGCGCGGTCGGCAGCATCGCCTTCAGGAACGGCTCGTCGCGCTCCCTGGCCTTGCCGACCGGGGCGCCCTCGCCCTTGTCGCGGCCGAAGACGTCCTCCTGCTCCTGGAGTCCGGTCCGGTCCCAGGTCTCGATGTGCATCCGGATGCGCCGGGCGACCAGGTACGAGCCCCCGGTCATCCAGCCGGCCCGGTCCTTCTCGCCGACCCACACATGCGTGTCGAGGGCGGCGGTGTCGGTACCGGAGATGTTCCGGGTGCCGTCCTTGAAGCCCATCATGTTGCGCGGGGTCTGGGCGTCGGGCGTCGTCGAGGACGTCTTGCCGAAGCCCAGCTGCGACCAGCGGATCGCGGTGCGGCCCATGCCGATCCTGGCCAGGTTGCGGATGGCGTGCACCGCCACCTGCGGGTCGTCCGCACAGGCCTGCACGCACAGGTCGCCGCCGCTGCGGGCCGCGTCCAGGTTGTCGCCCGGGAACTTGGGCAGGTCGACGAGGGCGTCGGGCCGCCTGTCCTCCAGACCGAACCGGCCCTTGGCGAACAGCGAGGGGCCGAAGCCGACGGTCAGCGTCAGCCGGGACGGCCTGAGCCCCAGCGCCTCGCCCGTGTCGTCCGGCGGCGCCTCGGCGAGGCCCCCGTAGGCGCCGTCCCCGACCGCGTGGCCGGCCGTCATCCGCTCGGCCGCCCGGGTCCACTCCTTGAGCAGCGCGACCAGTTCGGCCCGGTCCTTCGTCGTCACGTCGAACGCGGCGAAGTGCAGCCGGTCCTGGACCGCGGTCGCGATCCCGGCCTGGTGCACCCCGTGGAACGGCACGGCGGCACCGCTGTCCGCGGCGGCCTGCGGCCCGTCGGAGCGGACCGAGGCGACGGCCACGCCGGCCGCGGCGGCGCCGAGCGCGAGCCCGGCACCGCCCCAGCCGAGCAGGGCCCGCCGCGACGGGGCGCCCGGGGAGGTCTCCGCCTCCCCGGCGGATGTGAGCCGACTCTTCCCGGACATCCCCGGAACCTCTTTCCGACCGGTTACTTCGTCACCGCGGCGGCGAGCTTGGACAGCGGCTCGGCCAGGGCGTTGACCGCGTCCGACAGCTCCTTGCGGTCCGCCTTGGAGACCTTGTCGTACGAGGTGAACTCGTAGGAGGAGGTGTCCTTGCGGTACTTGTCGAGCAGCTTGTTGAGCGCCGCGAACTGCTTGTCCAGGGTGCCGGTCAGCGCCGCGTCGTTCTTCGAGGCGATCGGCTTCAGCAGCTGGTAGCACTGCTCCGCGCCCTCGACGTTGGCCTTGAAGTCGACCAGGTCGGTGTGGCTGTAGCGGTCCTCCTCACCGGTGACCTTGCCGGTCGCGACCTCGTCGAGGAGTTCCTTGGCACCGTTGGCCATCGAGGTCGGGGTGATCTCCGCCAGGCCGACCCGCTTCTGCCAGTCGAGCAGGTCCTTGTAGAGGGTCGGCGCGAGGGCCTTCTCCTCGGCGCCCAGCTTCTTGTCCTGCCACAGCGCCTTCTCCAGGCGGTGCCAGCCGGTCCACTTCTGGCCGTCCTCCAGGCCGTCCGCGCGGACGTCGACCTTCGGGTCGATGTCACCGAAGGACTCGGCGACCGGCTCGGTGCGCTCCCAGCCGATACGGGAGTCGGAGTACGCCTTCTTCGCTGCCTCGATGTCACCGGCTGCGACGGCGTCCGTGAAGACCTTGACCTTGGGCAGCGTCTCGTCGGCCTGCGCCTGGACGTAGGTGCGGTAGGCGGCGACGGCCTTGTCCATCTCGGGGCTGCGCTTGGCCGCCTTGCCGCCGCTGACCTCGATCTTCTGCCGGATGCCGTGGCCCTTCATGCCGGGCTTGCAGGCGATCTCGTACGAACCGGCCTTGATCTCGGCCGTGATGGTGGCCTTGGTGCCGGGGCCGATGTTCTCGCGCTCGGCGACGATGCGGTCGTCCGGGAACAGGACGTAGACCTCGGTGACCTTGGAGCCCTTGTTCTGCACGGCCAGCTCGATGTGCCCGGCCGGCAGCTTCTTCTTCGACACGTCGCAGGAGTCGTCCTTGGCGACGACCTGGACGGCTCCGTCACCCTTGCCGTCGCTCTTCTCGGCGCAGCCCGTGACGGCGGTCAGTGCTGCCACGGTGGCGGCAGCGGTGACGACGGAGAAACGAACGGCTCGCATACGGGCTCCACATGAGGATGAAGGAGAAGGAGGGAACGGCGGAAAATGGTGGGTGAGGCTGACCTAACTTAACCGAGGCTTACCTGGTCGGTACCCACCCTCGCAGTGATTCAGCTCTCACTGGCCGGGCCCGGGAACGGGCCGATCACAGCCGACCCATGGACGTATCCCGGACAGGCAAAGCACTGGTCAAGCGGTGCGGTCGGGGACCACGAGCGGCACCCCGGTCCGCGGGTGCGGGAACACCTCGACGGGCTGCCGGTAGACCCGGCTGAGCAACGCGTCCGTGAACACCTCGGCCGGCGCTCCCGCCACCGCGATGCGCCCGTCGTGGAGCACGGCGGCCCGGTCCGCGTACGCGGCGGCCAGGCCGAGGTCGTGCAGGACGACCACGACCGC
It encodes the following:
- the efeB gene encoding iron uptake transporter deferrochelatase/peroxidase subunit: MSGKSRLTSAGEAETSPGAPSRRALLGWGGAGLALGAAAAGVAVASVRSDGPQAAADSGAAVPFHGVHQAGIATAVQDRLHFAAFDVTTKDRAELVALLKEWTRAAERMTAGHAVGDGAYGGLAEAPPDDTGEALGLRPSRLTLTVGFGPSLFAKGRFGLEDRRPDALVDLPKFPGDNLDAARSGGDLCVQACADDPQVAVHAIRNLARIGMGRTAIRWSQLGFGKTSSTTPDAQTPRNMMGFKDGTRNISGTDTAALDTHVWVGEKDRAGWMTGGSYLVARRIRMHIETWDRTGLQEQEDVFGRDKGEGAPVGKARERDEPFLKAMLPTAHVRLAHPDSNGGATILRRGYSFTDGTDGLGRLDAGLFFLAYQRDTRKAFVPLQRRLAAHDALNEYIQHVGSAHFAVPPGVRDTDDWWGRALFS
- the efeU gene encoding iron uptake transporter permease EfeU, whose translation is MFSNFLIGLREGLEASLVVCILIAYLVKTGNRHRLLPIWIGVAIAVVVSLAFGAGLEFGSQEMTFEAQEALGGSLSIVSVGLVTWMVFWMRRTARHLKAELHGKLDAALAMGTGALVATALLAVGREGLETSLFVWRAVHAADDGWHPMIGAVLGIATAVVLGWLFYRGALKINLAKFFTWTGGMLVVVAAGVLAYGVHDLQEAEFLGGLRNRAFDISSAVPPDSWYGTLLKGTFNFQPDPTVLQITVWALYLIPTLALFLAPVGFGFGRSVGATDQKAQRATDEKPEADSAGDGTRGGDGAEPDGERLRDGARRAGSRTGGDEV
- a CDS encoding TetR/AcrR family transcriptional regulator; the encoded protein is MADKRVPDAGRRSERSRRAIYDAALALVGEVGYGRTTIEAIAARAGVGKQTIYRWWPSKAAVLLEAFIDLGGRAARDAGEQPAGFPDTGDLAADLKLVLRATVDELNDPATEAPTRALAAEGIVDPKLGAEFVEKLLEPSMRLYATRLRAAQEAGQVRAGVDPRIAVELLVAPLTHRWLLRTRPLTHAYADAVVDHALQGLSTGLPAGLSASETEQKGR
- the efeO gene encoding iron uptake system protein EfeO; this translates as MRAVRFSVVTAAATVAALTAVTGCAEKSDGKGDGAVQVVAKDDSCDVSKKKLPAGHIELAVQNKGSKVTEVYVLFPDDRIVAERENIGPGTKATITAEIKAGSYEIACKPGMKGHGIRQKIEVSGGKAAKRSPEMDKAVAAYRTYVQAQADETLPKVKVFTDAVAAGDIEAAKKAYSDSRIGWERTEPVAESFGDIDPKVDVRADGLEDGQKWTGWHRLEKALWQDKKLGAEEKALAPTLYKDLLDWQKRVGLAEITPTSMANGAKELLDEVATGKVTGEEDRYSHTDLVDFKANVEGAEQCYQLLKPIASKNDAALTGTLDKQFAALNKLLDKYRKDTSSYEFTSYDKVSKADRKELSDAVNALAEPLSKLAAAVTK
- a CDS encoding small ribosomal subunit Rsm22 family protein, which produces MNATLPTSDDLRTALAGLLEGLPPKQATQAVDRLIAHYRGTIPTDTPVLRDRSDVVAYAAYRMPATFEAVRAALDALREAAPDWAPATHTDVGGGTGAASWAVAGEWEGHRSTVLDWAEPALALGRELAVASGVPALRATEWQRARIGKDLPLPATDLVTVSYVLNELTPQARTELVDAAARAAQAVVVVEAGTPGGYARVIEARDRLTAAGFTVAAPCPHSDACPIEPGTDWCHFSARVSRSSLHRQVKGGSLAYEDEKFSYVVATRFAPVPVAARVTRRPQIRKGQVLLELCTRDEGLARATVTKRHGGLYRAARDIAWGDAWPPPDAG
- a CDS encoding bifunctional DNA primase/polymerase; its protein translation is MGADFGRNRGSESKFSQWLRRRPKPQQSEVDDSAREALLLAVAEAGMPIAPAAHPVGYRCSCERIGCPTPARHPVSFAWQTQSTTDRAQIERWARSQPQANFITATGMIHDVLDVPFSAGAQALERLLAAGIEVGPVARSGDDRMLFFTATRGTPEDEDEWWPCELDCHPETMDEHPGLRWHCRGSYVLLPPARLPGELDVAWLRGPEHPLPDPLTLLETLTDACARFVGSAEQSEVDHESVAWPLSR
- the ddaH gene encoding dimethylargininase, with product MPTSHPAPAPHGGAARRTPGRQATPRRYLMCAPAHFRVTYSINPWMDPTKPVDLPLAQTQWEDLRDRYRALGHTVELLEPRPELPDMVFAANGATVIDGRVLGARFAYQERFEEAAAHRDWFSGHGFTEIHEPDHVNEGEGDFAVTSSYLLAGRGFRSSPLSHAEAQEFFGRPVIGLDLVDPRYYHLDTALSVLDEAADEIMYYPPAFSPGSRAVLARLFPDALIAQEADAAALGLNAVSDGHHVLLPQAATGLFDPLRARGFEPVPMDLSELLKGGGSVKCCTQELRG